One region of Roseicitreum antarcticum genomic DNA includes:
- a CDS encoding DUF1643 domain-containing protein has protein sequence MITRSHTKGDAPSVAVYSDCMAYRYLLARVWDAAGTKALFVMLNPSTATEVQNDPTVERCERRARALGFGAFRVCNIFAYRATDPRQMRAQPDPVGPENDGAIADSADWADQIICAWGTHGAHLGRGPAVAGLLRETGATLYHLGLSKAGHPKHPLYIAYGQQPQRWGLPG, from the coding sequence ATGATCACGCGCAGCCACACCAAGGGGGATGCCCCCTCCGTTGCAGTCTATTCCGATTGCATGGCCTATCGCTATCTCTTGGCGCGGGTATGGGATGCGGCAGGGACGAAGGCGCTGTTCGTGATGCTCAACCCTTCGACTGCGACCGAGGTACAGAACGATCCGACGGTCGAACGGTGCGAGCGTCGCGCCCGCGCGTTGGGTTTCGGAGCGTTCAGGGTGTGCAATATTTTCGCTTACCGTGCCACCGACCCGCGCCAGATGCGCGCGCAGCCAGACCCGGTCGGCCCCGAAAACGACGGGGCTATTGCCGACAGCGCGGACTGGGCGGACCAGATCATCTGCGCTTGGGGGACCCATGGCGCGCATCTGGGGCGGGGCCCAGCGGTTGCGGGGCTGTTGCGCGAAACGGGGGCGACATTGTATCATCTGGGGCTGTCGAAGGCTGGGCACCCCAAGCATCCGCTGTATATCGCCTATGGCCAGCAGCCGCAGCGATGGGGCTTGCCGGGGTAG
- a CDS encoding ribonuclease HII, producing MTRIVPDFSFETLAAERGCSFVVGVDEVGRGPLAGPVTAAAVRLLPGAIPEGLADSKTLSAAQRVALAAQIMSCAEVGVGHASVVEIDAINILQASFVAMRRAIAALPQAPDHLLIDGNRLPQDLPCAAEPIVKGDARCLSIAAASIVAKVTRDAIMAGLDAQYPGYGWVRNAGYPTAAHKLALRALGVTPVHRRSFAPVRNILCEEN from the coding sequence ATGACCCGCATCGTCCCCGACTTCAGCTTTGAGACGCTGGCCGCCGAACGCGGCTGCAGCTTTGTTGTGGGGGTGGATGAGGTCGGGCGCGGTCCGCTGGCCGGACCGGTCACAGCGGCGGCGGTGCGGCTTCTTCCCGGGGCCATCCCAGAGGGTCTGGCGGATTCCAAGACGCTGAGCGCAGCACAGCGCGTGGCCCTTGCGGCGCAGATCATGTCCTGCGCCGAGGTCGGGGTGGGCCATGCGTCAGTCGTCGAGATTGACGCGATCAACATTTTGCAAGCCAGCTTCGTGGCGATGCGCCGGGCGATCGCAGCCCTGCCGCAGGCGCCCGATCATCTGCTGATCGACGGCAACCGCCTGCCACAAGATCTGCCCTGCGCTGCGGAACCCATCGTCAAGGGTGATGCGCGCTGCCTGTCGATCGCCGCCGCCTCTATCGTGGCGAAAGTGACGCGAGACGCCATCATGGCGGGCCTGGACGCGCAATATCCGGGCTATGGCTGGGTTCGAAACGCCGGATATCCGACCGCAGCGCATAAATTGGCCTTGCGCGCCCTTGGTGTGACCCCCGTCCATAGGCGTTCGTTCGCACCAGTGCGCAATATCTTGTGTGAAGAAAATTAA
- a CDS encoding phosphodiester glycosidase family protein: MIRHVVRAGLASLWLAGGATADTCAKFAHDEQSYTVCTAATGQDLRLFLNDADGAAYGSFARVDAALGASGQVLAFAMNAGMYHRDRSPVGLYQERGEQAMRLITSAGPGNFGLLPNGVFCIRDDGFAVVETTDYAGGDPGCRDASQSGPMLVIDGALHPRFLENSDSRYVRNGVGVSADGTQAVFAISDGPVTFHEFGRLFRDGLGLPQALYFDGNISRLHAPGIGRSDWGLPMGPIVGLVVDIDAAGVAD, encoded by the coding sequence ATGATCCGGCACGTCGTTAGGGCGGGTCTGGCAAGCCTTTGGTTGGCTGGCGGCGCCACTGCCGATACCTGTGCGAAGTTTGCGCATGATGAGCAGAGCTATACCGTGTGCACCGCCGCTACCGGTCAGGACCTGCGCTTGTTTCTGAATGATGCTGACGGGGCTGCCTATGGCTCTTTCGCGCGGGTCGATGCGGCGCTTGGCGCGTCCGGTCAGGTGCTCGCCTTTGCGATGAACGCTGGCATGTACCACCGCGACCGCAGCCCGGTGGGCCTGTATCAGGAGCGCGGCGAACAGGCGATGCGGCTGATAACATCGGCGGGGCCGGGCAATTTCGGGTTGTTGCCAAACGGGGTGTTCTGCATCCGTGACGATGGTTTCGCCGTGGTGGAAACCACAGATTATGCCGGCGGTGATCCCGGCTGCCGCGATGCCAGCCAGTCGGGGCCGATGCTGGTGATTGATGGCGCGCTGCATCCCCGGTTCCTTGAAAACTCGGACTCGCGCTATGTGCGCAACGGGGTGGGCGTCAGCGCCGATGGGACACAGGCAGTGTTTGCGATCTCGGACGGGCCGGTGACGTTTCACGAATTTGGTCGCCTGTTTCGTGACGGGCTGGGCCTGCCGCAGGCGCTGTATTTCGATGGCAATATCTCGCGCCTGCACGCGCCGGGGATCGGGCGGTCGGACTGGGGCTTGCCGATGGGGCCGATTGTCGGGCTGGTCGTGGATATTGACGCGGCAGGCGTGGCAGACTAA
- the rbfA gene encoding 30S ribosome-binding factor RbfA, with translation MAQNRSSMGKGPTQRQLRVAELIRRTLSDVLARGDVHDPELTRVSITVGEVRTSPDLKVATVFVMPLGGLNRDEVLLALRRNKSELRRAVSKALTLKFAPDLKFALDETFDQMDETRRLFSDAQVLRDIAAPDEDEADQSNPGDGDDDPARR, from the coding sequence ATGGCACAAAACCGATCTTCCATGGGCAAGGGCCCGACCCAACGGCAGCTTCGCGTGGCGGAGCTGATCCGACGCACCTTGTCCGACGTTCTGGCGCGCGGTGACGTGCATGACCCGGAACTGACCCGCGTCAGCATCACCGTGGGCGAGGTGCGGACATCGCCCGACCTGAAGGTCGCCACGGTTTTCGTGATGCCGCTGGGTGGGCTGAACCGCGATGAGGTTCTGCTGGCGCTTCGGCGTAACAAGTCAGAGCTGCGGCGCGCGGTCTCCAAGGCGCTGACGCTCAAGTTCGCGCCTGACCTGAAGTTTGCGCTGGATGAAACCTTCGATCAGATGGATGAGACGCGGCGTCTTTTCTCGGACGCGCAGGTGTTGCGCGACATTGCAGCGCCTGATGAGGATGAGGCCGATCAGTCAAACCCGGGCGACGGCGATGATGATCCGGCACGTCGTTAG
- the truB gene encoding tRNA pseudouridine(55) synthase TruB, which produces MARKRKGRDISGWLVVDKPAGITSTSVVNKVRWAMDAKKAGHAGTLDPAATGVLAIALGEATKTVPYITDALKCYRFMVRLGQATNTDDAEGTVIAQSDTRPTDTQISDALHAFRGDIQQVPPQFSAVKVEGERAYDIARAGDEMELAARPLWVDALDIIARPDADHVELQMVCGKGGYVRSIARDLGAALGCYGHVAWLRRTWSGPFDVADGVTLALIEELAGTGGLDAHLRPLEAGLTDLPELPATPDGAARLRNGNPGMVLASDVEYGDEAWASYQGQAVAVGVYKAGELHPARVFNLP; this is translated from the coding sequence TTGGCACGCAAGCGGAAGGGTCGCGATATTTCTGGCTGGCTGGTAGTGGACAAGCCTGCGGGCATCACGTCGACCTCGGTGGTCAACAAGGTCCGCTGGGCGATGGATGCGAAGAAGGCGGGCCATGCGGGCACCTTGGACCCGGCTGCAACCGGCGTGCTGGCGATCGCCTTGGGCGAGGCCACCAAGACTGTGCCCTACATTACCGATGCGCTGAAGTGCTACCGCTTCATGGTGCGGCTGGGTCAGGCGACCAACACCGATGATGCCGAAGGCACCGTGATCGCGCAAAGCGATACGCGCCCCACCGACACGCAGATTTCCGATGCCCTGCACGCGTTTCGCGGCGATATCCAGCAGGTGCCACCGCAATTCTCTGCCGTGAAGGTCGAGGGCGAGCGTGCCTATGACATTGCCCGTGCCGGCGATGAGATGGAGTTGGCCGCCCGCCCGTTGTGGGTGGATGCGCTGGACATTATCGCGCGCCCGGATGCCGATCATGTGGAGTTGCAGATGGTCTGTGGCAAGGGCGGCTATGTGCGGTCCATCGCGCGCGATCTGGGTGCTGCGCTGGGGTGCTACGGCCATGTGGCATGGCTGCGCCGCACCTGGTCCGGGCCGTTCGACGTTGCCGACGGGGTGACGCTGGCGCTGATCGAGGAACTGGCTGGCACCGGTGGCCTTGATGCGCATCTGCGCCCCTTGGAGGCTGGATTGACCGATCTGCCCGAACTGCCTGCGACGCCTGACGGGGCCGCCCGGCTGCGCAATGGCAATCCGGGCATGGTTCTGGCGTCGGATGTCGAATACGGCGATGAGGCATGGGCAAGCTACCAGGGGCAGGCCGTCGCAGTCGGCGTTTATAAAGCAGGCGAACTGCATCCGGCGCGCGTGTTCAACCTGCCCTGA
- a CDS encoding winged helix-turn-helix domain-containing protein — MRDNPSSATELSRIGSRAVIWGMAAIVAILLTAATFLFLSLPSADAFNTRVERIFVENAGLTAQAEIKLLEILALSGTAFAETLTSYRIVIFVLLIFATALLVTSMVLVTLLIVLNRRMAQVEKTGIQVSSLIISRTARTVGINDMTFRLTDAAIETLAVLAEARMDGDILSGAEIEAVISGRDAADCDEAAGATRIKRLRDTLGNQLLSEVLIQNITRQGYVLSIDKDVIQMQ; from the coding sequence ATGCGGGACAATCCTTCCTCCGCTACTGAGCTATCGCGGATCGGCAGCCGTGCCGTGATCTGGGGCATGGCGGCGATTGTCGCGATCTTGCTGACGGCTGCCACCTTCTTGTTCCTCTCGCTGCCCAGCGCCGATGCCTTCAACACCCGGGTCGAGCGGATCTTTGTCGAAAACGCCGGGCTGACCGCGCAGGCCGAGATCAAGCTGCTGGAGATCCTGGCGCTGTCGGGTACTGCCTTCGCCGAAACGCTGACATCCTACCGCATCGTGATCTTTGTGCTGCTGATCTTTGCCACGGCGCTGCTGGTCACCTCCATGGTGCTGGTCACGCTGTTGATCGTCCTGAACCGGCGGATGGCGCAGGTGGAAAAGACCGGCATTCAGGTGTCATCGCTCATCATCAGCCGCACCGCGCGAACCGTCGGTATCAATGACATGACCTTCCGCCTGACCGATGCCGCGATAGAAACGCTGGCTGTACTGGCCGAGGCACGGATGGATGGTGACATCCTTTCAGGCGCCGAGATCGAGGCCGTCATCTCCGGCCGCGACGCTGCCGATTGCGATGAGGCCGCAGGCGCCACGCGGATCAAACGCCTGCGCGATACCTTGGGCAACCAGTTGCTGAGCGAGGTGCTGATCCAGAACATCACCCGGCAGGGCTATGTCCTGTCCATCGACAAGGATGTGATCCAGATGCAGTGA
- a CDS encoding alpha/beta fold hydrolase, which produces MHHISGFDQSYIEVNGIRLSVHQAGSGVPLILLHGYPQNHMCWARVAPALAQRFHVIIPDLRGYGDSDAPPDDADHTTYAKRTMASDVVGLMDALGLVRAHVLGHDRGGRVAYRLALDHPDRVDRLGIIEIVPTGDFWAAWGADLAIKAYHWTFLAQPAPLPERMIGADPVGYIDWTLQSWTLAQSLDAFPAASLESYRAQARDPARIHAMCADYRAGATFDRALDDADRAAGRKITAPLRFLWAADGFPARTGDPAGVWRAWADDVSDASCTSGHFAMEEAPDAVLATFLPFFDAERAGE; this is translated from the coding sequence ATGCACCATATCAGCGGTTTTGACCAAAGCTATATCGAGGTCAATGGCATCCGGCTATCGGTCCATCAGGCGGGCTCGGGGGTGCCGCTGATCTTGTTGCACGGCTATCCGCAGAACCATATGTGCTGGGCGCGTGTCGCGCCTGCACTGGCGCAGCGGTTTCATGTCATCATTCCTGATCTGCGGGGCTATGGTGACAGTGACGCCCCGCCCGACGACGCGGATCACACGACTTACGCCAAGCGGACCATGGCCAGCGATGTCGTGGGCCTGATGGACGCGCTGGGGCTGGTGCGGGCCCATGTGCTGGGCCATGACCGGGGCGGGCGTGTGGCCTACCGGCTGGCGTTGGATCACCCGGACAGGGTGGACCGGCTGGGCATCATCGAGATCGTGCCGACCGGGGATTTCTGGGCGGCCTGGGGCGCTGATCTGGCGATCAAAGCCTATCACTGGACCTTTCTGGCACAACCCGCGCCCCTGCCCGAACGCATGATCGGGGCCGACCCGGTGGGCTATATCGATTGGACGCTGCAAAGCTGGACCCTGGCGCAAAGCCTTGACGCCTTTCCCGCCGCTTCGCTGGAAAGCTATCGCGCGCAGGCCCGTGACCCCGCCCGCATTCATGCGATGTGCGCAGATTACCGTGCCGGGGCGACGTTCGACCGTGCGCTGGATGATGCTGATCGCGCCGCCGGGCGGAAGATCACGGCACCGCTGCGGTTCCTTTGGGCGGCGGACGGGTTTCCTGCGCGGACCGGCGACCCAGCCGGCGTCTGGCGCGCTTGGGCCGATGACGTGAGTGACGCGTCGTGCACCAGTGGACATTTCGCGATGGAAGAGGCCCCCGATGCGGTGCTGGCGACCTTCTTGCCGTTTTTTGATGCCGAGCGGGCGGGCGAATAG